Proteins from one Eriocheir sinensis breed Jianghai 21 chromosome 27, ASM2467909v1, whole genome shotgun sequence genomic window:
- the LOC127004045 gene encoding uncharacterized protein LOC127004045 isoform X4 — MVSCEGSFSSFSVTTTSFVLLPGRISFVISVRSVIRGPSPFSVTFLVSTEVSLMASCEGSFSSFSVTSTSFVLLPGRISFVISVRSVIRGPSPFSVTFLVSTEVSLMASCEGSFSSFSVTTTSFVLLPGRISFVISVRSVIRGPSTFSVTFLVSREVSLMVSREGSFSSFSVTSTSFVLLPGRISFVISVRSVIRGPSPFSVTFLVSREDSLMVSCEGSFSSFSVTKVSFVLLPGRISFVISVRSVIRGLSPFSVTFLVSREDSLMASCEGSFSSFSVTSTSFVLLPGRISFVISVRSVIRGPSPFSVTFLVSTEVSLMVSCEGSFSFSVTSTSFVLLPGRISFVISVRSVIRGPSTFSVTFLVSREVSLMVSCEGSFSSFSVTKVSFVLLPGRISFVISVRSVIRGPSTFSVTFLVSTEVSLMVSCEGSLSSFSVTKVSFVLLPGRISFVISVRSTL, encoded by the exons atggtttcctgtgaaggtagtttttcttctttttctgttactacaacttcattcgttttattgccgggcagaatctcctttgttatctctgttcgttctgttatcagaggtccatcgccattttctgtaacattcttagtctccacagaagtctccttaatggcttcctgtgaag gaagtttttcttctttttctgttacttcaacttcattcgttttattgccgggtagaatctcctttgttatctctgttcgttctgttatcagaggtccatcgccattttctgtaacattcttagtctccacagaagtctccttaatggcttcctgtgaaggtagtttttcttctttttctgttactacaacttcattcgttttattgccgggcagaatctcctttgttatctctgttcgttctgttatcagaggtccatcgacattttctgtaacattcttagtctcgagagaagtatccttaatggtttcccgtgaaggtagtttttcttctttttctgttacttcaacttcattcgttttattgccgggcagaatctcctttgttatctctgttcgttctgttatcagaggtccatcgccattttctgtaacattcttagtctcgagagaagattccttaatggtttcctgtgaaggtagtttttcttctttctctgttactaaagtttcattcgttttattgccgggcagaatctcctttgttatctctgttcgttctgttatcagaggtctatcgccattttctgtaacattcttagtctcgagaGAAGATTCCTTAATggcttcctgtgaag gtagtttttcttctttttctgttacttcaacttcattcgttttattgccaggcagaatctcctttgttatctctgttcgttctgttatcagaggtccatcgccattttctgtaacattcttagtctccacagaagtctccttaatggtttcctgtgaaggtagtttttctttttctgttacttcaacttcattcgttttattgcctggcagaatctcctttgttatctctgttcgttctgttatcagaggtccatcgacattttctgtaacattcttagtctcgagagaagtctccttaatggtttcctgtgaag gtagtttttcttctttctctgttactaaagtttcattcgttttattgccgggcagaatctcctttgttatctctgttcgttctgttatcagaggtccatcgacattttctgtaacattcttagtctccacagaagtctccttaatggtttcctgtgaaggtagtctttcttctttctctgttactaaagtttcattcgttttattgccgggcagaatctcctttgttatctctgttcgttctactttatgA
- the LOC127004045 gene encoding uncharacterized protein LOC127004045 isoform X11, with protein MVSCEGSFSSFSVTTTSFVLLPGRISFVISVRSVIRGPSPFSVTFLVSTEVSLMASCEGSFSSFSVTSTSFVLLPGRISFVISVRSVIRGPSPFSVTFLVSTEVSLMASCEGSFSSFSVTTTSFVLLPGRISFVISVRSVIRGPSPFSVTFLVSREDSLMVSCEGSFSSFSVTKVSFVLLPGRISFVISVRSVIRGPSPFSVTFLVSTEVSLMVSCEGSFSSFSVTSTSFVLLPGRISFVISVRSVIRGPSPFSVTFLVSTEVSLMVSCEGSFSFSVTSTSFVLLPGRISFVISVRSVIRGPSTFSVTFLVSREVSLMVSCEGSFSSFSVTKVSFVLLPGRISFVISVRSVIRGPSTFSVTFLVSTEVSLMVSCEGSLSSFSVTKVSFVLLPGRISFVISVRSTL; from the exons atggtttcctgtgaaggtagtttttcttctttttctgttactacaacttcattcgttttattgccgggcagaatctcctttgttatctctgttcgttctgttatcagaggtccatcgccattttctgtaacattcttagtctccacagaagtctccttaatggcttcctgtgaag gaagtttttcttctttttctgttacttcaacttcattcgttttattgccgggtagaatctcctttgttatctctgttcgttctgttatcagaggtccatcgccattttctgtaacattcttagtctccacagaagtctccttaatggcttcctgtgaaggtagtttttcttctttttctgttactacaacttcattcgttttattgccgggcagaatctcctttgttatctctgttcgttctgttatcagag gtccatcgccattttctgtaacattcttagtctcgagagaagattccttaatggtttcctgtgaaggtagtttttcttctttctctgttactaaagtttcattcgttttattgccgggcagaatctcctttgttatctctgttcgttctgttatcagag gtccatcgccattttctgtaacattcttagtttCCACAGaggtctccttaatggtttcctgtgaaggtagtttttcttctttttctgttacttcaacttcattcgttttattgccaggcagaatctcctttgttatctctgttcgttctgttatcagaggtccatcgccattttctgtaacattcttagtctccacagaagtctccttaatggtttcctgtgaaggtagtttttctttttctgttacttcaacttcattcgttttattgcctggcagaatctcctttgttatctctgttcgttctgttatcagaggtccatcgacattttctgtaacattcttagtctcgagagaagtctccttaatggtttcctgtgaag gtagtttttcttctttctctgttactaaagtttcattcgttttattgccgggcagaatctcctttgttatctctgttcgttctgttatcagaggtccatcgacattttctgtaacattcttagtctccacagaagtctccttaatggtttcctgtgaaggtagtctttcttctttctctgttactaaagtttcattcgttttattgccgggcagaatctcctttgttatctctgttcgttctactttatgA
- the LOC127004045 gene encoding uncharacterized protein LOC127004045 isoform X3 yields the protein MVSCEGSFSSFSVTTTSFVLLPGRISFVISVRSVIRGPSPFSVTFLVSTEVSLMVSREGSFSSFSVTSTSFVLLPGRISFVISVRSVIRGPSPFSVTFLVSTEVSLMASCEGSFSSFSVTTTSFVLLPGRISFVISVRSVIRGPSTFSVTFLVSREVSLMVSREGSFSSFSVTSTSFVLLPGRISFVISVRSVIRGPSPFSVTFLVSREDSLMVSCEGSFSSFSVTKVSFVLLPGRISFVISVRSVIRGPSPFSVTFLVSTEVSLMVSCEGSFSSFSVTSTSFVLLPGRISFVISVRSVIRGPSPFSVTFLVSTEVSLMVSCEGSFSFSVTSTSFVLLPGRISFVISVRSVIRGPSTFSVTFLVSREVSLMVSCEGSFSSFSVTKVSFVLLPGRISFVISVRSVIRGPSTFSVTFLVSTEVSLMVSCEGSLSSFSVTKVSFVLLPGRISFVISVRSTL from the exons atggtttcctgtgaaggtagtttttcttctttttctgttactacaacttcattcgttttattgccgggcagaatctcctttgttatctctgttcgttctgttatcagag gtccatcgccattttctgtaacattcttagtctccacagaagtctccttaatggtttcccgtGAAggaagtttttcttctttttctgttacttcaacttcattcgttttattgccgggtagaatctcctttgttatctctgttcgttctgttatcagaggtccatcgccattttctgtaacattcttagtctccacagaagtctccttaatggcttcctgtgaaggtagtttttcttctttttctgttactacaacttcattcgttttattgccgggcagaatctcctttgttatctctgttcgttctgttatcagaggtccatcgacattttctgtaacattcttagtctcgagagaagtatccttaatggtttcccgtgaaggtagtttttcttctttttctgttacttcaacttcattcgttttattgccgggcagaatctcctttgttatctctgttcgttctgttatcagaggtccatcgccattttctgtaacattcttagtctcgagagaagattccttaatggtttcctgtgaaggtagtttttcttctttctctgttactaaagtttcattcgttttattgccgggcagaatctcctttgttatctctgttcgttctgttatcagag gtccatcgccattttctgtaacattcttagtttCCACAGaggtctccttaatggtttcctgtgaaggtagtttttcttctttttctgttacttcaacttcattcgttttattgccaggcagaatctcctttgttatctctgttcgttctgttatcagaggtccatcgccattttctgtaacattcttagtctccacagaagtctccttaatggtttcctgtgaaggtagtttttctttttctgttacttcaacttcattcgttttattgcctggcagaatctcctttgttatctctgttcgttctgttatcagaggtccatcgacattttctgtaacattcttagtctcgagagaagtctccttaatggtttcctgtgaag gtagtttttcttctttctctgttactaaagtttcattcgttttattgccgggcagaatctcctttgttatctctgttcgttctgttatcagaggtccatcgacattttctgtaacattcttagtctccacagaagtctccttaatggtttcctgtgaaggtagtctttcttctttctctgttactaaagtttcattcgttttattgccgggcagaatctcctttgttatctctgttcgttctactttatgA
- the LOC127004045 gene encoding uncharacterized protein LOC127004045 isoform X34, with product MVSCEGSFSSFSVTTTSFVLLPGRISFVISVRSVIRGPSPFSVTFLVSTEVSLMASCEGSFSSFSVTSTSFVLLPGRISFVISVRSVIRGPSPFSVTFLVSTEVSLMASCEGSFSSFSVTTTSFVLLPGRISFVISVRSVIRGLSPFSVTFLVSREDSLMASCEGSFSSFSVTSTSFVLLPGRISFVISVRSVIRGPSPFSVTFLVSTEVSLMVSCEGSFSFSVTSTSFVLLPGRISFVISVRSVIRGPSTFSVTFLVSREVSLMVSCEGSFSSFSVTKVSFVLLPGRISFVISVRSVIRGPSTFSVTFLVSTEVSLMVSCEGSLSSFSVTKVSFVLLPGRISFVISVRSTL from the exons atggtttcctgtgaaggtagtttttcttctttttctgttactacaacttcattcgttttattgccgggcagaatctcctttgttatctctgttcgttctgttatcagaggtccatcgccattttctgtaacattcttagtctccacagaagtctccttaatggcttcctgtgaag gaagtttttcttctttttctgttacttcaacttcattcgttttattgccgggtagaatctcctttgttatctctgttcgttctgttatcagaggtccatcgccattttctgtaacattcttagtctccacagaagtctccttaatggcttcctgtgaaggtagtttttcttctttttctgttactacaacttcattcgttttattgccgggcagaatctcctttgttatctctgttcgttctgttatcagag gtctatcgccattttctgtaacattcttagtctcgagaGAAGATTCCTTAATggcttcctgtgaag gtagtttttcttctttttctgttacttcaacttcattcgttttattgccaggcagaatctcctttgttatctctgttcgttctgttatcagaggtccatcgccattttctgtaacattcttagtctccacagaagtctccttaatggtttcctgtgaaggtagtttttctttttctgttacttcaacttcattcgttttattgcctggcagaatctcctttgttatctctgttcgttctgttatcagaggtccatcgacattttctgtaacattcttagtctcgagagaagtctccttaatggtttcctgtgaag gtagtttttcttctttctctgttactaaagtttcattcgttttattgccgggcagaatctcctttgttatctctgttcgttctgttatcagaggtccatcgacattttctgtaacattcttagtctccacagaagtctccttaatggtttcctgtgaaggtagtctttcttctttctctgttactaaagtttcattcgttttattgccgggcagaatctcctttgttatctctgttcgttctactttatgA
- the LOC127004045 gene encoding uncharacterized protein LOC127004045 isoform X2, protein MVSCEGSFSSFSVTTTSFVLLPGRISFVISVRSVIRGPSPFSVTFLVSTEVSLMASCEGSFSSFSVTTTSFVLLPGRISFVISVRSTLRGPSPFSVTFLVSTEVSLMASCEGSFSSFSVTTTSFVLLPGRISFVISVRSVIRGPSTFSVTFLVSREVSLMVSREGSFSSFSVTSTSFVLLPGRISFVISVRSVIRGPSPFSVTFLVSREDSLMVSCEGSFSSFSVTKVSFVLLPGRISFVISVRSVIRGPSPFSVTFLVSTEVSLMVSCEGSFSSFSVTSTSFVLLPGRISFVISVRSVIRGPSPFSVTFLVSTEVSLMVSCEGSFSFSVTSTSFVLLPGRISFVISVRSVIRGPSTFSVTFLVSREVSLMVSCEGSFSSFSVTKVSFVLLPGRISFVISVRSVIRGPSTFSVTFLVSTEVSLMVSCEGSLSSFSVTKVSFVLLPGRISFVISVRSTL, encoded by the exons atggtttcctgtgaaggtagtttttcttctttttctgttactacaacttcattcgttttattgccgggcagaatctcctttgttatctctgttcgttctgttatcagaggtccatcgccattttctgtaacattcttagtctccacagaagtctccttaatggcttcctgtgaaggtagtttttcttctttttctgttactacaacttcattcgttttattgccgggtagaatctcctttgttatctctgttcgttctactctcagag gtccatcgccattttctgtaacattcttagtctccacagaagtctccttaatggcttcctgtgaaggtagtttttcttctttttctgttactacaacttcattcgttttattgccgggcagaatctcctttgttatctctgttcgttctgttatcagaggtccatcgacattttctgtaacattcttagtctcgagagaagtatccttaatggtttcccgtgaaggtagtttttcttctttttctgttacttcaacttcattcgttttattgccgggcagaatctcctttgttatctctgttcgttctgttatcagaggtccatcgccattttctgtaacattcttagtctcgagagaagattccttaatggtttcctgtgaaggtagtttttcttctttctctgttactaaagtttcattcgttttattgccgggcagaatctcctttgttatctctgttcgttctgttatcagag gtccatcgccattttctgtaacattcttagtttCCACAGaggtctccttaatggtttcctgtgaaggtagtttttcttctttttctgttacttcaacttcattcgttttattgccaggcagaatctcctttgttatctctgttcgttctgttatcagaggtccatcgccattttctgtaacattcttagtctccacagaagtctccttaatggtttcctgtgaaggtagtttttctttttctgttacttcaacttcattcgttttattgcctggcagaatctcctttgttatctctgttcgttctgttatcagaggtccatcgacattttctgtaacattcttagtctcgagagaagtctccttaatggtttcctgtgaag gtagtttttcttctttctctgttactaaagtttcattcgttttattgccgggcagaatctcctttgttatctctgttcgttctgttatcagaggtccatcgacattttctgtaacattcttagtctccacagaagtctccttaatggtttcctgtgaaggtagtctttcttctttctctgttactaaagtttcattcgttttattgccgggcagaatctcctttgttatctctgttcgttctactttatgA
- the LOC127004045 gene encoding uncharacterized protein LOC127004045 isoform X42, with protein sequence MVSCEGSFSSFSVTTTSFVLLPGRISFVISVRSVIRGPSPFSVTFLVSTEVSLMASCEGSFSSFSVTSTSFVLLPGRISFVISVRSVIRGPSPFSVTFLVSTEVSLMASCEGSFSSFSVTTTSFVLLPGRISFVISVRSVIRGPSTFSVTFLVSREVSLMVSREGSFSSFSVTSTSFVLLPGRISFVISVRSVIRGPSPFSVTFLVSREDSLMVSCEGSFSSFSVTKVSFVLLPGRISFVISVRSVIRGPSPFSVTFLVSTEVSLMVSCEGSLSSFSVTKVSFVLLPGRISFVISVRSTL encoded by the exons atggtttcctgtgaaggtagtttttcttctttttctgttactacaacttcattcgttttattgccgggcagaatctcctttgttatctctgttcgttctgttatcagaggtccatcgccattttctgtaacattcttagtctccacagaagtctccttaatggcttcctgtgaag gaagtttttcttctttttctgttacttcaacttcattcgttttattgccgggtagaatctcctttgttatctctgttcgttctgttatcagaggtccatcgccattttctgtaacattcttagtctccacagaagtctccttaatggcttcctgtgaaggtagtttttcttctttttctgttactacaacttcattcgttttattgccgggcagaatctcctttgttatctctgttcgttctgttatcagaggtccatcgacattttctgtaacattcttagtctcgagagaagtatccttaatggtttcccgtgaaggtagtttttcttctttttctgttacttcaacttcattcgttttattgccgggcagaatctcctttgttatctctgttcgttctgttatcagaggtccatcgccattttctgtaacattcttagtctcgagagaagattccttaatggtttcctgtgaaggtagtttttcttctttctctgttactaaagtttcattcgttttattgccgggcagaatctcctttgttatctctgttcgttctgttatcagag gtccatcgccattttctgtaacattcttagtctccacagaagtctccttaatggtttcctgtgaag gtagtctttcttctttctctgttactaaagtttcattcgttttattgccgggcagaatctcctttgttatctctgttcgttctactttatgA
- the LOC127004045 gene encoding uncharacterized protein LOC127004045 isoform X7 produces the protein MVSCEGSFSSFSVTTTSFVLLPGRISFVISVRSVIRGPSPFSVTFLVSTEVSLMASCEGSFSSFSVTSTSFVLLPGRISFVISVRSVIRGPSPFSVTFLVSTEVSLMASCEGSFSSFSVTTTSFVLLPGRISFVISVRSVIRGPSTFSVTFLVSREVSLMVSREGSFSSFSVTSTSFVLLPGRISFVISVRSVIRGPSPFSVTFLVSREDSLMVSCEGSFSSFSVTSTSFVLLPGRISFVISVRSVIRGPSPFSVTFLVSTEVSLMVSCEGSFSFSVTSTSFVLLPGRISFVISVRSVIRGPSTFSVTFLVSREVSLMVSCEGSFSSFSVTKVSFVLLPGRISFVISVRSVIRGPSTFSVTFLVSTEVSLMVSCEGSLSSFSVTKVSFVLLPGRISFVISVRSTL, from the exons atggtttcctgtgaaggtagtttttcttctttttctgttactacaacttcattcgttttattgccgggcagaatctcctttgttatctctgttcgttctgttatcagaggtccatcgccattttctgtaacattcttagtctccacagaagtctccttaatggcttcctgtgaag gaagtttttcttctttttctgttacttcaacttcattcgttttattgccgggtagaatctcctttgttatctctgttcgttctgttatcagaggtccatcgccattttctgtaacattcttagtctccacagaagtctccttaatggcttcctgtgaaggtagtttttcttctttttctgttactacaacttcattcgttttattgccgggcagaatctcctttgttatctctgttcgttctgttatcagaggtccatcgacattttctgtaacattcttagtctcgagagaagtatccttaatggtttcccgtgaaggtagtttttcttctttttctgttacttcaacttcattcgttttattgccgggcagaatctcctttgttatctctgttcgttctgttatcagaggtccatcgccattttctgtaacattcttagtctcgagagaagattccttaatggtttcctgtgaag gtagtttttcttctttttctgttacttcaacttcattcgttttattgccaggcagaatctcctttgttatctctgttcgttctgttatcagaggtccatcgccattttctgtaacattcttagtctccacagaagtctccttaatggtttcctgtgaaggtagtttttctttttctgttacttcaacttcattcgttttattgcctggcagaatctcctttgttatctctgttcgttctgttatcagaggtccatcgacattttctgtaacattcttagtctcgagagaagtctccttaatggtttcctgtgaag gtagtttttcttctttctctgttactaaagtttcattcgttttattgccgggcagaatctcctttgttatctctgttcgttctgttatcagaggtccatcgacattttctgtaacattcttagtctccacagaagtctccttaatggtttcctgtgaaggtagtctttcttctttctctgttactaaagtttcattcgttttattgccgggcagaatctcctttgttatctctgttcgttctactttatgA
- the LOC127004045 gene encoding uncharacterized protein LOC127004045 isoform X24: MVSCEGSFSSFSVTTTSFVLLPGRISFVISVRSVIRGPSPFSVTFLVSTEVSLMASCEGSFSSFSVTSTSFVLLPGRISFVISVRSVIRGPSPFSVTFLVSTEVSLMASCEGSFSSFSVTTTSFVLLPGRISFVISVRSVIRGPSTFSVTFLVSREVSLMVSREGSFSSFSVTSTSFVLLPGRISFVISVRSVIRGPSPFSVTFLVSREDSLMVSCEGSFSSFSVTTTSFVLLPGRISFVISVRSVIRGPSTFSVTFLVSREVSLMVSCEGSFSSFSVTKVSFVLLPGRISFVISVRSVIRGPSTFSVTFLVSTEVSLMVSCEGSLSSFSVTKVSFVLLPGRISFVISVRSTL; this comes from the exons atggtttcctgtgaaggtagtttttcttctttttctgttactacaacttcattcgttttattgccgggcagaatctcctttgttatctctgttcgttctgttatcagaggtccatcgccattttctgtaacattcttagtctccacagaagtctccttaatggcttcctgtgaag gaagtttttcttctttttctgttacttcaacttcattcgttttattgccgggtagaatctcctttgttatctctgttcgttctgttatcagaggtccatcgccattttctgtaacattcttagtctccacagaagtctccttaatggcttcctgtgaaggtagtttttcttctttttctgttactacaacttcattcgttttattgccgggcagaatctcctttgttatctctgttcgttctgttatcagaggtccatcgacattttctgtaacattcttagtctcgagagaagtatccttaatggtttcccgtgaaggtagtttttcttctttttctgttacttcaacttcattcgttttattgccgggcagaatctcctttgttatctctgttcgttctgttatcagaggtccatcgccattttctgtaacattcttagtctcgagagaagattccttaatggtttcctgtgaag gtagtttttcttctttttctgttactacaacttcattcgttttattgcctggcagaatctcctttgttatctctgttcgttctgttatcagag gtccatcgacattttctgtaacattcttagtctcgagagaagtctccttaatggtttcctgtgaag gtagtttttcttctttctctgttactaaagtttcattcgttttattgccgggcagaatctcctttgttatctctgttcgttctgttatcagaggtccatcgacattttctgtaacattcttagtctccacagaagtctccttaatggtttcctgtgaaggtagtctttcttctttctctgttactaaagtttcattcgttttattgccgggcagaatctcctttgttatctctgttcgttctactttatgA